A genomic window from Flavobacterium johnsoniae includes:
- a CDS encoding T9SS type B sorting domain-containing protein, producing MKKYIFLKISTLFILLLSSTVGFAQYTSIPDVNFEQALIDFGIDSAPRDGRVLTSSAASVISLNISNRGITNLSGIEDFISLKELYCVQNPIFTLDLSKNIALTNLSCSLTQLSSLDLSNNILLKELECEKTNLTSLDLSKNIALTKLYCAENKLTSLDLSKNTLLDFVQCNKNQITFLDVSTCAVLNSLSCGDNLITSLNLSSSTILTNLECSNNKLSSLDVTNSPNLINIYCSHNQITELDFSKNIAIERLLIDDNQLTKLDLRNGKNTLLSIGNFKINSSLTCIDVDNEIYSMTNWSTYKDATSFYSNDCSKVIYSIPELNATGDQTYCPGSEIKIVETFSVTHDPNETGTTAGYVQISSGYSSGDLLTLSNSTAYPTIVTQWDPVAGKLTITKSNGSEILYSDLESIIKDVVFSNPSATISGVKTFSITIGKANYLASTGHFYMYIPTVGIRWTTAKAEAETLVYYGLKGYLATILSADEAKLVGEQASGTGWIGGSDAETEGVWKWVTGPEAGTVMSYTFWNTGEPNNQGNEDYAHITQPGVGIKGSWNDLSDTGSLIPGDNYQPKGYVVEFGGMPGEAPLKIAASTKITIPVAMPAANPSPLCDFGSFNLSATATAGATISWYDAATGGNLLGTGNTYTTPTITTTTTYYVDAGCEANRKPVIATINQTPNNPTVANANVSRCGAGTVTLEATSNIGTINWFTAPTGGTSIFTGSNFTTPSISSNTTYYAEASSNGCINPNRTAVNIIIYTPPVVTDENLTLCEFETITLDAGISGMNYLWSNGATTQTTTINTGGTYTVDVTSPSPENCTSRKTIVVEEHKIPQIDRINVEGTRAIIFPVKAEEYFEYSVDGINYQAYNVFYDVPAGLQTAYIREKNGCGEVTKQFVVLVFPPFFTPNNDTFNDVWEVTGMENYPQAQVTIFDRYGKLVAVLSKSKMSWDGTSNQVPLPSSDYWYALKVDDSMPILRGHFTLKR from the coding sequence ATGAAAAAATACATTTTCTTAAAAATATCAACTTTATTTATCTTACTGCTTTCCAGCACTGTTGGATTCGCACAATATACTTCCATTCCTGATGTCAACTTTGAGCAAGCCTTAATTGATTTCGGAATTGATTCTGCTCCTAGAGACGGTAGAGTTTTAACATCAAGTGCAGCAAGCGTAATTAGCTTAAATATTTCTAATAGAGGAATTACAAACTTAAGCGGTATAGAAGATTTTATTTCTTTAAAAGAATTGTATTGTGTTCAAAATCCGATATTTACTTTAGATCTTTCTAAAAATATCGCTTTAACCAATTTGAGTTGCAGTCTAACTCAGTTGTCGAGTTTAGATCTTTCTAATAATATTTTATTAAAAGAACTTGAATGTGAAAAGACCAATTTAACCAGTTTAGATCTTTCAAAAAATATTGCCCTTACAAAACTATATTGCGCAGAGAATAAATTAACTTCTTTAGATTTATCTAAAAATACATTGCTAGATTTTGTTCAATGTAACAAAAATCAAATAACCTTCTTAGATGTTTCGACTTGTGCCGTTTTAAATAGTTTAAGCTGTGGCGATAATCTAATAACAAGTCTCAATTTAAGTTCGAGCACAATTTTAACCAATTTAGAATGCAGTAATAATAAATTATCAAGCTTAGACGTTACTAACAGCCCTAATTTAATTAACATTTATTGTAGTCACAACCAAATAACTGAGTTAGATTTTTCTAAAAACATAGCTATTGAACGTTTATTAATAGATGACAATCAGCTTACTAAATTGGATTTAAGAAACGGAAAAAACACGTTGCTTTCTATTGGTAATTTTAAAATAAATAGTTCCCTTACCTGTATAGATGTTGATAACGAGATTTATTCTATGACGAATTGGTCAACCTATAAAGATGCAACTTCTTTTTATTCTAACGATTGCAGCAAAGTTATTTATAGCATACCAGAATTAAACGCTACAGGAGACCAAACATATTGTCCTGGTTCTGAAATAAAAATTGTAGAAACATTTTCTGTTACTCATGATCCAAATGAAACAGGAACAACAGCTGGTTATGTTCAAATTTCTTCTGGTTATTCTAGCGGAGATCTGCTTACGCTTTCAAATTCGACTGCGTATCCAACAATCGTAACGCAGTGGGATCCGGTTGCTGGAAAATTAACAATTACCAAATCAAACGGAAGCGAAATATTATACTCTGATTTAGAATCGATTATAAAAGATGTTGTGTTTTCAAATCCTTCTGCAACAATATCTGGAGTAAAAACTTTTTCAATAACAATTGGAAAAGCAAATTATTTAGCTTCTACAGGTCACTTCTATATGTACATACCAACGGTTGGCATTAGATGGACAACTGCAAAAGCAGAAGCAGAAACCCTAGTATATTACGGACTTAAAGGATATTTGGCAACAATTTTATCTGCAGATGAAGCAAAACTAGTTGGAGAACAAGCCTCTGGAACTGGATGGATTGGCGGAAGTGATGCCGAAACTGAAGGTGTTTGGAAATGGGTTACCGGTCCTGAAGCAGGAACTGTAATGAGTTATACTTTTTGGAATACTGGAGAACCAAATAATCAAGGCAATGAAGATTACGCACACATTACTCAGCCCGGAGTTGGAATAAAAGGTTCGTGGAACGATTTATCAGATACAGGATCATTGATTCCTGGAGATAATTACCAGCCAAAAGGTTATGTAGTTGAGTTTGGAGGAATGCCAGGCGAAGCTCCATTGAAAATTGCCGCGAGCACCAAAATCACAATTCCAGTTGCAATGCCTGCTGCAAATCCGAGTCCGCTTTGTGATTTTGGAAGCTTTAATCTTAGTGCAACTGCGACTGCTGGAGCAACAATTAGTTGGTACGACGCTGCAACTGGAGGAAATTTATTAGGAACTGGAAATACTTACACAACTCCAACAATAACCACAACAACAACTTATTACGTAGATGCTGGCTGCGAAGCAAATCGTAAACCTGTTATTGCTACAATAAATCAAACGCCAAATAATCCAACTGTTGCCAACGCTAATGTTTCAAGATGCGGAGCAGGAACAGTAACTTTAGAAGCAACATCGAATATTGGAACAATTAACTGGTTTACTGCCCCAACTGGCGGAACCAGTATTTTTACAGGAAGCAATTTCACAACTCCTTCTATTTCTTCGAATACAACTTATTATGCTGAAGCTTCGAGTAATGGATGCATAAATCCTAATAGAACCGCTGTAAATATTATTATTTACACGCCGCCTGTTGTTACAGATGAAAATTTGACTTTATGCGAGTTTGAAACGATAACACTCGATGCTGGAATTTCGGGAATGAATTATTTATGGTCTAATGGAGCAACAACTCAAACTACAACCATAAATACTGGAGGAACTTATACCGTTGATGTAACAAGTCCATCACCAGAAAATTGTACGAGCAGAAAAACGATCGTTGTTGAAGAACATAAAATTCCGCAAATAGACCGCATAAATGTTGAAGGAACAAGAGCCATTATTTTTCCTGTAAAAGCAGAGGAATACTTTGAATATTCTGTAGATGGAATTAACTACCAAGCTTATAATGTTTTTTATGATGTTCCTGCGGGATTGCAAACTGCATATATAAGAGAAAAAAACGGATGCGGAGAAGTTACCAAACAGTTTGTTGTTCTTGTTTTCCCTCCATTTTTCACTCCAAACAATGACACCTTCAATGACGTTTGGGAAGTAACTGGAATGGAAAATTATCCGCAAGCACAAGTAACCATTTTTGATCGATACGGAAAATTGGTTGCAGTATTAAGCAAATCTAAAATGAGCTGGGATGGTACTTCAAACCAAGTTCCGCTTCCCTCTTCAGATTATTGGTATGCTTTAAAAGTAGACGATTCCATGCCTATTTTAAGAGGACATTTTACTTTAAAAAGATAG